The proteins below are encoded in one region of Paenibacillus sp.:
- the pxpB gene encoding 5-oxoprolinase subunit PxpB, translating into MENGVRIVPLGERAFIVHYGGGIDPDTHRKVLEFTRILEEQPFPGFVEAVPSYGAAAVYYDPIAVVKTSWKVRDAQSQVVRWLEERSERVRARAAAVAGAGAGALTENAVEIPVCYCSECGPDLPFVAERNQLSAEDVVSIHTSRSYKVYMIGFMPGFPYLGGMSERISAPRLSTPRERVPAGSVGIAGSQTGVYPFASPGGWRLIGRTPLPLFQPDRTPPSVLTAGDTVYFKPVSHGDGSGGM; encoded by the coding sequence TTGGAAAATGGTGTGAGGATCGTTCCATTGGGGGAGCGGGCGTTCATTGTCCATTACGGAGGCGGCATCGATCCGGATACGCATCGTAAGGTGTTAGAATTCACGCGCATTCTGGAGGAACAACCGTTTCCCGGTTTTGTAGAAGCGGTCCCGTCTTATGGAGCGGCGGCCGTATATTACGATCCGATCGCTGTCGTTAAAACGAGTTGGAAGGTAAGAGATGCGCAGTCGCAAGTGGTGCGGTGGTTAGAGGAGCGCTCGGAGCGCGTCCGCGCTCGAGCGGCGGCTGTCGCAGGTGCAGGCGCAGGCGCGCTTACCGAGAACGCGGTGGAAATTCCCGTCTGTTACTGCTCGGAGTGCGGACCGGATTTGCCGTTCGTAGCCGAGCGCAATCAACTTTCCGCCGAGGACGTCGTAAGCATCCACACGTCACGGTCGTATAAGGTGTATATGATCGGTTTTATGCCCGGGTTTCCGTATCTCGGCGGGATGTCCGAGCGCATATCGGCGCCGCGCCTGTCGACTCCGCGAGAACGCGTCCCGGCAGGAAGCGTCGGAATCGCCGGAAGCCAGACGGGCGTATATCCGTTCGCATCGCCCGGCGGGTGGCGTTTGATCGGGCGCACGCCGCTGCCGCTGTTTCAACCGGATCGGACGCCTCCGAGTGTTTTGACTGCAGGGGACACGGTTTATTTCAAACCAGTCTCTCATGGGGATGGAAGCGGGGGCATGTAA
- a CDS encoding biotin-dependent carboxyltransferase family protein, producing the protein MTLTIMKPGLFTTVQDRGRTGWQRFGVSVGGAVDELSLRLANILVGNPDDAAALEMTLSGAEMVTEEEVVAAVCGADMHARVDGDPLPMWRPVTIPKGCTITFGTASEGYHTVVAFRGGISVPQVLGSRSTAVRNGFGGLEGRTLRAGDRLEIVSNMPRRRTNPEEKGDIDRYHAGAWFLGAEWRTPGMAKLGNGAAEVRVMQGCEWERFTGESRDRFLLQPFVMLAESDRMGARFSGPPIHLESRTDMLSEAVTMGTVQVPPDGRPIVLMADRQTTGGYPRIAQVASVDLPVIAQMRPGERARFRLISTQEAEALWIARERKLEVLRLLVNLVESD; encoded by the coding sequence TTGACATTGACGATCATGAAGCCTGGTCTGTTCACTACAGTGCAGGATCGAGGAAGAACGGGGTGGCAGCGGTTCGGGGTCTCCGTCGGCGGGGCGGTCGACGAATTGTCGCTGCGGTTAGCCAACATCCTGGTAGGCAATCCCGACGATGCGGCCGCATTGGAAATGACTCTATCGGGAGCTGAAATGGTGACGGAGGAAGAAGTCGTTGCGGCGGTATGCGGAGCGGACATGCATGCGCGCGTCGACGGCGATCCTCTGCCGATGTGGAGGCCGGTAACGATTCCGAAGGGATGCACGATCACGTTCGGGACGGCGTCGGAAGGTTACCACACAGTCGTTGCGTTCCGCGGCGGAATCTCGGTTCCGCAGGTGCTGGGAAGCCGTTCGACGGCTGTGCGCAACGGCTTCGGCGGCTTAGAGGGAAGAACGCTGCGGGCAGGAGATCGGTTGGAGATCGTTTCGAACATGCCGCGGCGGCGCACGAACCCGGAGGAGAAGGGCGACATAGACCGTTACCATGCCGGAGCCTGGTTTCTCGGTGCCGAATGGAGAACTCCGGGCATGGCGAAGCTCGGGAATGGCGCTGCCGAAGTGCGCGTCATGCAAGGATGCGAGTGGGAGCGATTCACTGGCGAAAGCCGGGACCGATTCTTGCTGCAGCCGTTCGTGATGCTGGCTGAATCGGATCGTATGGGTGCACGGTTCAGTGGACCGCCTATACACTTAGAGTCTAGGACGGATATGCTCTCGGAAGCGGTCACGATGGGCACTGTGCAGGTGCCTCCTGACGGTCGGCCGATCGTGCTTATGGCGGATCGCCAGACGACGGGAGGCTACCCTAGGATCGCGCAGGTGGCGTCCGTGGACCTTCCTGTCATTGCCCAGATGCGTCCCGGCGAGCGAGCGCGTTTCCGGTTGATCAGTACGCAAGAAGCCGAAGCCCTATGGATCGCCCGCGAACGAAAGCTAGAGGTTCTCCGATTGCTCGTGAATCTTGTTGAGTCGGATTAG